One Acaryochloris thomasi RCC1774 genomic window, ATTCATCAACAAGCCCCGCTGAGAGGAACCGCTGAACCGTATTGCCACCGTCAACGTAAATATGACGGATGCCGTCACGCGATAGTCGTTCGCATAACGTATGTGGGTCTTCAGAAGAGTGCGTAACCGTGGCCGGGATTGTCTCCGGGAACAAAATTGCAGTTCTGCTCAATACGATCACTTTTGTTTGGCCGTAGGGCCACGCGCCGAATGAAAGGACTTTTTCATAAGTCTTGCGCCCCATAATCAGGAGGTCGACAGTCTGCATAAAGGATTGATAGCCGCAATCTTCACCAGCAGGCACCTTGGCTTGGGCAGCATCAAGCCAATCAAGGTCACCGTTGGTGCGTGCGATATAGCCATCGAGGCTCGTTGCAATAAAAACGGAAACTTTTGGACGCATGGGTTACCGTTTGCTGTTATCTAAGTTTGATATTGGTCCTTAATCCTGAGAACGCAGATGTTTGCCGTCATTTTTTAGCAGTAGCTCATCAGTGCAGCAGGGTAATAAAGGTTGATTCGCAATTTCATCAAGTTGGGCTTGCTTTAGTAAGTCAGCCCACGCTGTCTTCACTTGCGCATTTTTGGGGTACGTCTGACGAAGTTGAGCTAGAGTTGCGATCGCATCATGCCAAAGCCCATATTGAGCATAGATCGCGACCTTTTCTAGCTCCGTTGCCTGTCCGATAGGCTCCTTGAGGCTGCTTGCTAGGGGCACGCGATAGATGGTGCCCTGTACAAACATCGTGGGATGACGAGGCGTAGCGGCAACAGCCAAAGTCCAGGTATAGCGCTTGTCGAACGCCAGCGCAGGCATCGACTCGGGTAAGCCAATTTGGACCAACCCCTGCGAAAACGAGGAAGGGAGCGTAAAGTTTGCTCTGTGGATGTAGCGATCATGCTCATCCTGAAGAACGAATTCAACAGGAGCAGACTCTAGCTCCGGCATCATAAACCAGAGCACCGGGCGCTCCGCAGTTGTCAATCCCCAAACAAACTTTTCTTGATTGGGCCCCGTGGTTGCGGGTACCAGTGCCATTAATGGATACACGGACGGCAGGGCGCTCCCCCCGCGACTGGATCCACCTTTCTGACGCCCCTGGGGCGCTCTAGGATCTTTCGGAGGTGTCGGCAGAACCAACCGGAAGGCCGAGGAGCGATCGAGCGAAATCACGCTCTGAGCCTGTAAGCGGCTTGGCCAGGCCGCAGAACCGGCGACTAGCAGGCTGCCCGCTGCTAAACAATAAATCAAGGACTGAGTGCGTTTCATGGTTCAAGTTCCTTACGAGCAGGATAGTTTAGAGAGCGGACATAGGCAACGCTCAAGATCGTTGCGAGGCAGGCGAGTATGCTAGGAATCAAAGGTAGCCATAGGCCCTGAATCAATAAGACAGCACAGCTTCCCGTGAGCCCCCCCCATATCGCAATTCCAGCGATCGCCATTGGCTTAGAAATAGACCATCGCCAAGCCCAAGCGCCCCCAACGGCGGACCAACAGAAGACCCAAATCGCATCTCCCCAGAGAGGCCATGCCCACAGGGAAGGGCGCTGATCTAAAGCGGCACTGAGAAGCTGACTCGTCATCTGAGCCTGAATAAAGACCCCCGGAACCTTGCGACCGGTCCCATAAGGGGTTGCCCAATCATCATTACTGCTGCTGGCCGCAACGCCAATCAGAACAATCCGGTCTTTGATACGGCTGGGATCAATTTGTTCTTCCAGCACCTGGGTCAAAGTGACCTGGGGAGCAATATTCTGGGGTGATTTCAGGGCTCGGTAATTCAGCGGAATTTGAATGCCGTGCGTATCCACTGTTTGATAACCGCCCGTATGGGGTCGCAGGGTCGGCAATGTGACAGCTCCCAGTTTCAACTGATTCTGGGCGGTAAAAGTCGG contains:
- a CDS encoding DUF928 domain-containing protein, whose translation is MKRTQSLIYCLAAGSLLVAGSAAWPSRLQAQSVISLDRSSAFRLVLPTPPKDPRAPQGRQKGGSSRGGSALPSVYPLMALVPATTGPNQEKFVWGLTTAERPVLWFMMPELESAPVEFVLQDEHDRYIHRANFTLPSSFSQGLVQIGLPESMPALAFDKRYTWTLAVAATPRHPTMFVQGTIYRVPLASSLKEPIGQATELEKVAIYAQYGLWHDAIATLAQLRQTYPKNAQVKTAWADLLKQAQLDEIANQPLLPCCTDELLLKNDGKHLRSQD
- a CDS encoding dihydrofolate reductase family protein, translated to MRPKVSVFIATSLDGYIARTNGDLDWLDAAQAKVPAGEDCGYQSFMQTVDLLIMGRKTYEKVLSFGAWPYGQTKVIVLSRTAILFPETIPATVTHSSEDPHTLCERLSRDGIRHIYVDGGNTVQRFLSAGLVDELTITVIPILLGKGIPLFGSLGADIHLSCVDTKQYKFGFTQLKYRIKKDA